A genomic segment from Paenibacillus sp. FSL K6-1096 encodes:
- a CDS encoding response regulator, with translation MYRLLIVDDEEIITDGLYEAFSRLIPDKLDVYKVYSAKAALDWLSRTRIDIVLTDIRMPGMSGLEMSEQIREFWPRSKIVFLTGYSEFDYAYKALQIPGARYLLKTEGFDKIIETVMEVLQEIEQGNKLNELLEQSREQRDSAEMAAQGDYLRHLLQDSSAWCADAHRLSMDFSKLGICLDAESPVMLVLGRLAYPDGISYMEQRELLDASRLIWNSYLEQKARCAWMLDRHGDLLWLLQPQEQAEAGAGADGHFPRYLEGTLELIQDACRQTLELPVAFTVSGSACTWTGLSGQYGRLHRLQQVKIGDGIPMVQMDRSGRPEADGLREAGVRLHQRVENLAAHLDAGRQERFFETLEEIRDGIHSGMSAEEATELYYTVALVLLSHMNRSEQYSLVHEHGKLMRLDEHSSLKEGIRYLENVAGSLFELRSSAEKARSSEVIGRICDYIHSHLGEDLSLVRLAELHYFNPSYLSRFFKQEQGINLSEYIDQCRAAKAKELLGNEALKIRDVALYVGYEAHHSFTRFFKKNTGMTPQEYRESIHIHL, from the coding sequence TTGTATAGACTATTGATAGTTGACGATGAAGAGATTATTACAGACGGCTTATATGAAGCTTTCAGCCGGCTGATTCCCGACAAGCTGGATGTGTACAAGGTCTATTCCGCCAAAGCGGCGCTGGACTGGCTCTCCCGCACGCGGATCGATATTGTGCTGACGGATATCCGGATGCCCGGTATGAGCGGGCTGGAAATGTCGGAGCAGATCCGCGAGTTCTGGCCGCGGTCGAAGATTGTGTTCCTGACCGGCTACAGTGAGTTCGACTATGCGTATAAGGCGCTGCAAATTCCCGGTGCCCGGTACTTGCTCAAGACCGAAGGCTTCGACAAAATCATCGAGACAGTAATGGAGGTTCTGCAGGAGATTGAGCAAGGCAACAAATTGAATGAGCTGCTGGAGCAGTCCAGGGAGCAGCGTGATTCGGCAGAGATGGCGGCGCAGGGAGATTATCTCCGCCATCTGCTTCAGGACAGCAGCGCCTGGTGTGCGGACGCTCACAGGCTGAGCATGGATTTCAGCAAGCTTGGCATCTGTCTGGATGCAGAGTCCCCGGTGATGCTGGTCCTTGGACGGCTGGCTTACCCGGACGGCATCTCTTATATGGAGCAGCGCGAGCTGCTGGATGCTTCCCGGCTGATCTGGAATTCCTACCTGGAGCAGAAGGCCCGTTGTGCCTGGATGCTCGACCGTCACGGGGATCTCCTGTGGCTGCTTCAGCCACAGGAGCAGGCGGAGGCTGGTGCCGGAGCGGACGGGCACTTCCCGCGCTATCTGGAAGGCACGCTGGAGCTGATCCAGGATGCCTGCCGGCAGACGCTTGAATTGCCGGTTGCTTTCACCGTCAGCGGCTCAGCCTGTACCTGGACCGGGCTGAGCGGGCAATACGGGCGGCTGCACCGGCTGCAGCAGGTGAAGATAGGCGACGGCATTCCGATGGTGCAGATGGACCGCAGCGGCAGGCCGGAAGCCGATGGGCTGCGTGAGGCGGGCGTACGGCTCCACCAGCGGGTGGAGAATCTTGCGGCCCATCTCGATGCAGGGCGGCAGGAGCGCTTCTTCGAGACGCTTGAAGAGATTAGGGACGGCATCCATTCGGGGATGTCGGCGGAGGAGGCCACAGAGCTGTATTACACTGTTGCCCTGGTTCTTTTGTCCCATATGAACCGCTCCGAGCAATATAGCCTTGTCCACGAGCACGGCAAGCTGATGCGGCTCGACGAGCATTCCTCGCTGAAGGAGGGCATTCGTTATCTGGAGAATGTTGCTGGAAGCTTATTCGAGCTGAGAAGCTCAGCTGAGAAAGCACGCTCTTCTGAGGTGATCGGGCGGATCTGCGATTATATCCACAGCCATCTGGGCGAGGATCTGTCCCTGGTGCGGCTGGCGGAGCTGCATTATTTCAATCCGTCGTATCTCTCCCGGTTCTTCAAGCAGGAGCAAGGCATCAATCTGTCGGAGTACATCGACCAGTGCCGGGCGGCGAAGGCGAAGGAGCTGCTGGGGAACGAGGCGCTGAAGATCCGCGATGTCGCCCTGTACGTCGGCTATGAGGCCCACCATTCCTTCACCCGCTTCTTCAAGAAGAATACCGGTATGACACCGCAGGAATACAGGGAATCGATTCATATTCATCTATAA
- a CDS encoding IS256 family transposase, protein MNILPESSLNNLFEKLVKDFMKENMESLLRAEIQGFMDSEEAGANNSRNGYYTRDLHTRYGHIEDLQVPRDRQSLFQTQLFEPYQRRDGWLEEAVIQMYKSGMGTRDVARFIESMFGSHYSPTTVSNITATVLDDIHQWQKRPLSKRYSVIYLDGLYVKLKRGTVRGEVVYFAMGIDEEGQRQILGFYVGGQESSNGWREVLKDLYDRGAQEVLLGVFDGLPGLDAAFKETYPQADVQHCVVHKVRATFPKIRMEHKTDVIEALKTVYTAPDEVVARANFDTVKAKWNKLYPKEMRSWEEQLSTLLTFYKYPESIRKAIYTSNPIERMNKEIRKRLKPMNSLTNMDAAEKIVYLEMLEYNERHAGRVTQGFGVDAVKKKLKELFETRYPSLPAPEEA, encoded by the coding sequence ATGAATATTTTACCCGAAAGTTCTCTGAATAATCTATTTGAAAAACTTGTTAAAGACTTCATGAAAGAGAACATGGAATCACTCCTGCGTGCCGAAATTCAGGGGTTTATGGACAGTGAAGAAGCCGGTGCCAATAATAGTCGTAACGGATACTATACACGGGATCTGCACACGAGATACGGCCATATTGAGGATCTTCAGGTGCCCCGGGACCGCCAAAGCCTTTTCCAGACGCAGCTGTTTGAGCCGTACCAGCGGCGGGACGGATGGTTAGAAGAGGCCGTCATCCAAATGTACAAATCAGGCATGGGTACGCGGGATGTGGCCCGGTTCATTGAAAGTATGTTTGGCAGCCACTACTCCCCCACCACGGTCAGCAATATTACGGCTACGGTGCTGGACGATATCCACCAGTGGCAGAAACGTCCCCTGAGCAAACGGTACTCCGTCATCTACTTGGATGGGCTGTACGTGAAGCTGAAACGGGGTACGGTTCGTGGCGAAGTGGTCTACTTTGCGATGGGAATTGACGAGGAGGGACAGCGTCAAATTCTCGGGTTCTACGTCGGCGGCCAAGAGAGTTCGAATGGCTGGCGGGAGGTACTCAAAGACCTGTACGACCGCGGAGCGCAGGAAGTCCTGCTGGGTGTGTTTGACGGGCTACCAGGTCTGGATGCGGCGTTTAAAGAGACCTATCCTCAGGCCGATGTACAGCATTGCGTAGTGCACAAAGTGCGGGCCACGTTCCCTAAAATCCGGATGGAGCACAAAACCGATGTCATTGAAGCGTTGAAAACCGTATATACCGCACCGGATGAAGTGGTCGCCCGGGCGAACTTTGATACGGTCAAAGCGAAGTGGAACAAGCTGTATCCGAAGGAAATGAGGTCCTGGGAGGAACAGTTATCCACCCTCCTGACGTTCTACAAGTATCCGGAGTCGATCCGTAAAGCGATCTACACGTCCAACCCTATCGAGCGCATGAACAAGGAAATCCGCAAGCGCCTGAAACCGATGAACAGTCTGACGAACATGGATGCGGCAGAGAAAATCGTGTACCTGGAGATGCTGGAATACAATGAACGTCATGCAGGGCGGGTCACCCAAGGCTTTGGCGTGGATGCCGTTAAAAAGAAGCTAAAAGAGCTATTTGAAACACGCTACCCCTCTTTGCCCGCACCGGAAGAGGCGTAG
- a CDS encoding glycoside hydrolase family 27 protein — MDKQQQLGLTPPMGWNSWNTFTWDINEQLIREAADTLVADGYKDAGYEYIVIDDCWSLKERDEQGRLVADPEKFPSGMKALADYIHSKGLKFGMYSCVGTHTCAGYPGSFEHEFQDAASLAEWGVDFLKYDYCFKPRHMSGELLYKRMSLALKNCGRDILFSACNWGEDNVYQWIRESGAHMYRSTGDIQDSWESIKNLALSQLDKAAYTGAYCHNDLDMLVVGMYGGSNSDFIGSQIGGCTDVEYKTHFSLWSLMGSPLMIGSDIRKANEATKNILLNPDLIAINQDIEGRGAYRIKPEPQWFHTNEVFMLVKVLADGDLAIGFFNLSDGQREMSLQFWDFGLPYASGKSLSLYDCWEHKELGVFRERFAPVVPAHDCLIVRAKIV, encoded by the coding sequence ATGGACAAACAGCAACAGCTTGGGTTGACTCCGCCGATGGGGTGGAATTCGTGGAATACTTTTACTTGGGACATTAATGAACAGCTGATCCGGGAAGCCGCTGACACGCTCGTAGCTGACGGATACAAGGATGCGGGGTACGAATACATTGTTATTGACGATTGCTGGAGCCTGAAGGAGCGTGACGAGCAGGGCAGACTGGTCGCCGATCCGGAGAAATTCCCCAGCGGAATGAAGGCGCTTGCAGATTACATCCATTCCAAGGGCCTGAAGTTCGGGATGTACTCCTGTGTGGGGACGCATACCTGCGCAGGTTATCCGGGCAGCTTCGAGCATGAGTTCCAGGATGCTGCGTCGCTGGCGGAATGGGGCGTCGACTTCCTGAAATATGACTACTGCTTCAAGCCCAGACATATGTCGGGGGAGCTGCTGTACAAACGGATGAGTCTTGCACTGAAGAACTGTGGACGGGACATTCTTTTCTCCGCATGTAACTGGGGTGAAGATAACGTCTATCAGTGGATTCGTGAATCCGGCGCGCATATGTACCGGTCTACCGGCGATATTCAGGACAGCTGGGAATCGATCAAGAACCTGGCCCTGTCGCAGCTCGATAAAGCCGCCTACACCGGAGCCTACTGCCATAATGACCTGGATATGCTCGTCGTGGGCATGTACGGGGGCAGCAACAGCGATTTCATCGGAAGCCAGATCGGCGGCTGCACGGATGTGGAGTACAAGACGCATTTCTCGCTGTGGAGCCTGATGGGGTCTCCGCTGATGATCGGCAGTGATATCCGCAAAGCCAATGAGGCCACCAAGAACATTCTGCTCAACCCGGATCTGATTGCGATCAACCAGGATATCGAGGGCCGCGGAGCTTACCGCATTAAGCCGGAGCCGCAGTGGTTCCACACCAATGAAGTGTTCATGCTGGTAAAAGTGCTGGCAGACGGTGATCTGGCGATCGGCTTCTTCAACCTGAGTGATGGTCAGAGAGAGATGTCGCTGCAATTCTGGGATTTCGGGCTTCCGTATGCCTCCGGCAAATCGCTGTCCCTGTATGACTGCTGGGAGCACAAGGAGCTTGGGGTGTTCAGAGAACGGTTCGCGCCGGTTGTGCCGGCCCATGACTGTCTGATTGTACGGGCCAAGATCGTCTAA
- a CDS encoding RICIN domain-containing protein, protein MRKRKLNWSVKLLVLLALLLAPMQSGGGTANAWEGSPVSKLHVSGNQLVNSSGQPVLLSGWHQPTGAYWTYQNSNYYLNRNGGNRHKATLEYLKEITDTFTSTSAKYGNSHGWYSNQVRLFIDREDMGDVAAGTYNFAGLQAATQNLIIPYVEYAKTKGLYVTLGLDFTLLDNKATTQANLDKFNQIWGYLASQPALKSADHVMFELVNEPVLSDVNGQWGGNPSQPNFAAFWNSLKNFQNSMISTIRSKGADNVIWAAGLGWDQHYQLTASNPLTDPLNNYGYAVHWYPGYGAYDDYNALQQIWDTSIKPAADKYPINITETTWFKNQPGDSSYWDLFNGTNAGFGKNTKAIFTAAGNVSIAVHMNGFLLQPGPKSSFADPDGGLLYDGNAARDGMARFIFEWYYERAQFNPWNGIWNGVTNGAKYKIINRASGKAIDVPNGQNTNSLQLQQWPDNGALAQQWTATDLGTYNNIYRLRSVNSSDNKVMDVRNGTKNNGEAIQLMQDLSNTAQQFRLIKLSNGYWSILNVNSNRAVEVTGASSADGAKLQQNLYRGDAHQQWKLVQVN, encoded by the coding sequence GTGAGAAAAAGGAAGTTGAATTGGTCCGTGAAGCTGCTGGTTCTGCTGGCCCTGCTGCTGGCCCCGATGCAGTCCGGCGGCGGCACCGCCAATGCTTGGGAAGGGTCGCCAGTGTCTAAGCTTCATGTCAGCGGCAACCAGCTGGTGAACAGCAGCGGGCAGCCGGTACTGCTCAGCGGCTGGCATCAGCCCACCGGAGCGTACTGGACGTATCAGAACAGCAACTATTATCTGAACCGCAACGGAGGGAACCGGCATAAGGCTACGCTGGAGTATCTGAAGGAAATCACGGATACGTTCACCAGCACTTCGGCCAAATACGGCAACAGCCATGGCTGGTATTCCAACCAGGTCCGGTTGTTCATCGACCGGGAGGATATGGGCGATGTAGCTGCAGGGACGTATAACTTCGCAGGCCTTCAGGCAGCCACCCAGAATCTGATCATTCCATATGTGGAATACGCGAAGACGAAGGGACTGTATGTCACGCTTGGCCTTGACTTCACCCTGCTGGACAACAAGGCGACCACCCAGGCCAATCTCGACAAGTTCAATCAGATCTGGGGTTACCTTGCTTCCCAGCCGGCGCTCAAGAGTGCCGACCATGTGATGTTCGAGCTGGTCAACGAGCCGGTGCTGAGCGATGTGAACGGACAATGGGGCGGCAATCCTTCCCAGCCGAACTTCGCGGCTTTCTGGAATTCGCTGAAGAACTTCCAGAACTCCATGATCTCTACCATCCGCAGCAAGGGTGCAGACAACGTAATCTGGGCGGCGGGACTCGGCTGGGACCAGCACTATCAGCTGACGGCGTCCAATCCGCTGACGGACCCGCTTAACAATTACGGCTATGCCGTACACTGGTATCCGGGCTACGGAGCCTATGATGATTACAACGCGCTTCAGCAGATCTGGGATACCAGCATCAAGCCTGCGGCCGATAAGTACCCGATCAACATTACCGAAACCACCTGGTTCAAGAATCAGCCGGGCGACTCCTCGTATTGGGATCTGTTCAACGGTACGAACGCAGGCTTCGGCAAGAATACCAAAGCGATCTTCACCGCAGCCGGCAATGTCAGCATTGCGGTCCATATGAACGGATTCCTGCTGCAGCCGGGTCCCAAAAGCTCCTTCGCTGATCCGGACGGCGGACTGCTCTATGACGGCAATGCCGCCCGCGACGGGATGGCCCGGTTCATCTTCGAATGGTATTACGAGCGGGCCCAGTTCAATCCCTGGAACGGGATCTGGAACGGGGTGACGAATGGCGCGAAGTACAAGATTATCAACCGGGCCTCGGGCAAGGCAATTGATGTGCCGAACGGGCAGAACACGAACTCCCTTCAGCTCCAGCAATGGCCGGATAACGGTGCACTGGCCCAGCAATGGACAGCTACTGATCTGGGCACCTACAATAACATCTACCGGCTGCGCAGTGTGAATTCCTCCGACAATAAGGTAATGGATGTACGTAACGGAACGAAGAACAACGGTGAAGCGATCCAGCTCATGCAGGACTTGAGCAACACCGCCCAGCAGTTCCGGCTGATCAAGCTCAGCAACGGCTACTGGAGCATCCTCAATGTCAACAGCAACCGGGCGGTTGAAGTGACCGGTGCCTCCAGCGCCGACGGCGCGAAGCTGCAGCAGAACCTGTACCGCGGCGACGCGCACCAGCAATGGAAGCTGGTACAGGTGAACTAA
- a CDS encoding TetR-like C-terminal domain-containing protein codes for MIEGSTDMRVVRSRTLMENALFSILEKEGIKGLKVKNLCEKAGINRGTFYLHYKDIFHLIEETSFIQGLLEVFAPIQMQELMDYPDPQAAFPPITKAFEYMQQHASFFKALFHPDAPAEIQDRLRYLTGTRLYNNLKQNQPEMDDESRLFTEYAIAYLGNAQFGLIHHWFMSDRAMPPEEIARMLTVYIRNTPCLDHPQ; via the coding sequence ATGATTGAAGGCAGTACAGACATGAGAGTCGTCCGCAGCCGTACCTTAATGGAGAACGCCTTATTTTCTATTTTGGAGAAGGAAGGCATTAAAGGACTGAAGGTCAAGAATCTTTGTGAAAAAGCAGGGATTAACCGGGGTACCTTCTACTTGCACTATAAAGATATTTTTCATCTGATTGAGGAAACTTCATTTATTCAAGGATTACTAGAGGTATTTGCGCCCATCCAGATGCAAGAGTTAATGGACTATCCTGATCCGCAAGCCGCTTTCCCTCCTATTACTAAGGCATTTGAATATATGCAGCAGCATGCCAGTTTCTTCAAGGCACTGTTCCATCCGGATGCTCCGGCAGAGATCCAGGATCGGCTGCGTTATCTGACGGGTACACGCCTATATAATAATCTGAAGCAAAATCAGCCGGAGATGGATGACGAAAGCCGCCTGTTTACGGAATACGCCATAGCTTATTTGGGTAACGCCCAATTTGGGCTTATCCACCACTGGTTTATGAGCGACCGTGCTATGCCTCCCGAAGAGATAGCCAGAATGTTAACCGTATATATACGTAACACCCCTTGTCTAGATCACCCGCAATAG
- a CDS encoding aldo/keto reductase, producing the protein MEYRLLGTTGTKVSSFALGGSGFGTRTSEAESRQIIDKALDYGINLVDTSNIYGKGESERVIGQAIKHRREQVLLASKFGAESPEQINQSGGSRRWIRTAVEQSLLRLQTDYIDLYQLHLPLEWIGYEEILLTLNDLVREGKIQHICTSNHLGGQLVQAQAISDRYHIQRFVSEQTTYSLINRRMEYELAGIARQYHLSLLVYSPLSGGLLTGKYKPGQPAQSGTRASELKGYMDALDPELAENEHKFRIIARLQQLANESGMPLADMATAFTQSHPAVTSTIWGPRTLEQLGDYISGAETRLSTDVLDAIDVIVPPGKRVDDKEQTWTPEWMKPEQRRRHM; encoded by the coding sequence ATGGAATATCGTTTGCTTGGAACAACCGGTACTAAGGTCAGCAGCTTTGCGCTCGGCGGGTCTGGTTTTGGAACCCGGACAAGTGAAGCAGAGAGCCGGCAAATCATAGATAAGGCTTTGGATTACGGGATTAATCTCGTGGATACCTCTAATATTTACGGAAAGGGAGAATCGGAACGTGTGATAGGCCAAGCGATTAAGCACAGACGGGAGCAAGTTCTGCTGGCTTCTAAGTTTGGTGCGGAGTCTCCTGAGCAAATCAATCAGAGCGGCGGGTCACGCCGCTGGATCAGGACGGCCGTCGAGCAAAGTCTGTTACGTCTGCAAACCGACTATATAGACCTTTATCAGCTGCATCTTCCGCTGGAATGGATAGGCTATGAAGAAATCCTGCTCACTTTAAACGATTTGGTGAGGGAGGGGAAAATTCAGCACATCTGCACCTCCAATCACCTCGGCGGACAGCTTGTACAAGCACAGGCGATTAGTGACCGTTATCATATTCAACGTTTTGTTAGTGAACAGACAACCTATTCGCTGATTAACCGGCGGATGGAATATGAGCTTGCCGGAATCGCCAGGCAGTACCATTTGTCTCTATTGGTGTACAGTCCTTTGTCCGGGGGCTTGCTGACCGGTAAATATAAACCGGGCCAGCCCGCACAGAGCGGCACACGCGCTTCCGAATTAAAAGGCTATATGGATGCTCTGGACCCGGAGCTGGCCGAAAATGAACACAAATTCAGGATTATTGCCCGGTTGCAGCAGCTGGCCAATGAATCGGGGATGCCGCTGGCGGATATGGCCACCGCTTTTACACAAAGCCATCCGGCCGTCACCTCTACGATATGGGGGCCACGCACCTTGGAGCAGTTGGGTGACTATATCTCCGGTGCGGAGACGAGGCTTAGTACAGATGTGCTGGATGCGATTGATGTGATTGTTCCGCCGGGCAAACGGGTAGATGACAAAGAGCAAACCTGGACGCCGGAGTGGATGAAGCCGGAACAGCGCAGGCGGCATATGTAG